AAGTAGGCAACCAGATACTGAACATTGAGAAACTGGAGAAAAGCGTGGACGGCCGCAAACTGTTCAGCGACGTTACCTTCTCCGTAAATAAAGGCGACAAGATCGCATTCCTCTCCAAAGACCACCTGGCACTGTCTACCTTCTTTGATATCATCAATGGGGATCAGCAGGCGGACAGCGGCAAGCTGGAATGGGGCACCACCGTTACAAAGGCATACCTGCCGGACGACAACGCGGAGTTCTTTACCGGGGATTATAACCTGATGGACTGGCTGCGCCAGTATGTGCCGCCGCATGTGACCGATGTGGATGAGCCTTTCCTCCGCGGTTTCCTCGGCAAAATGCTGTTCAGCGGAGACGAGATCATGAAGAAAACATCCGTGCTCTCCGGCGGTGAAAAAGTGCGCTGCATGGTATCCCGCATGATGCTGCAGGACCCTAACGTGGTGATCCTGGATGAGCCCACCAACCACCTGGACCTGGAATCCATCCAGTCATTCAACGAAAGCATGGTGAACTTCAAAGGTATTGTGCTCTTCACCACGCATGACCATACGTTCATGCAATCCGTAGCCAACCGCGTCATCGAGATCACGCCTTCCGGTATTATCGACCGCCTCACCTCGTTCGACGAATACCTGGCGGATGAACGCGTAAGAACACTGCGCGCCGAAATGTACGGAGAACAGGTGACCGTGTAAAGTATAAAGCAACAAACAGGCATAAAAGAAAAGAGCGGAGAATGACCTCCGCTCTTTTCTTTTATGTGTACTTCTCTGGGTTTTAACTGCTGTTGCCAGCATCTGTTATAGCTCGGTTGTTAACTGTTCAAAGATATTCCTCGATCACCTTCATCTTGGATTTATCCAGCGGTTTGGTGATATACGCCATCAGTTCCGGTGTTTTCTTCACCTTCTCCATGTCCTGGATATTCATGGAGGAGGAGCACATGATGATGGGAACGTCCTGCTGAAGGCGCTGTTTCAGTTCCCGGTACGCCTCTATGAAATCCCAGCCATTCATTCGCTGCATGTTCATATCAAGGATGATCAGACAAGGCAGGTTTTGCGCCGCGAAAGAACCCAGGTTCTCGATCGCTTCTTCAGCGGATAAAAAGGAACTTACCACCACATCCCAGCCCTCCAGCCCGAACATTTTCTTTACAATAAAGTGGAAAATTTCATCGTCATCGATTACATAAACTACTTTATTCGATTTTGTCATGTCTTTAGAATTGTCGAACACATCCATGATTTTAGCTGAAGCAAGGCGGAAGGGTAAAATAAGTTAACTGTTTTTTCGCTGCTTACTATATCACTGACCGGGTTACCTCGTCATTATACCTTTTCTCGAACGCCTGCGCCGAATTATTGGCAAAGAAAAATAAATTTATTTTATTTTTATATATATTTTTTGTTCAATAACCAATCTTTAACAATCTATATTACATATGTTAATGAAAAGCCTGTGAATATAAAAGGGGCGTACCGGATCCCGGAACACCCCTTTTCATGAGCATAATATATCTGTTAATGCGATGTTAGTTGAACAGCCCGCTTTTTTTCAGGTTGACTTTGCCTGAACCGATCTTGAAACCGTCCTGGTAGATCTCCACGGTGTAATCCCCCGGTTTGAAATCGGAGTTTTGTTTCCAGTCCATACTAACGGACTGGTTGGTGCCGGTAGTGTAGGAAACGAGTTTTTTCACCGTGTAGAGTTTTTCCGTGCCGTCATCGAGTGTAAAGCGGCCGCTGCCCAGGGCCTCTACGGCCAGGGGAGAACCATCGGGAGCGGTAATGGCTACGAATATCTCCTTCTCGCCGCTGGTGGCAATGCGGTTGTCCACATCAAAAGAAACCCGCATCATGTCCGCGCGTTTTGCTTTGGAGGTCACTTCTTCCTTGCCGTTGCGGCGCAGATTGATGGGGGAGAGCTTGATATTGGATGCATGCAGTACTGAGCCGAGATCCACCTGTTTGCCCAGGCTGTCTTTTACAGATGCTACGGAATCACGCTCCTTCCGGGCGAAATCGCGCTCACCGGTGATCACCAGTTTTTCTCCTTCAAGGCGCTCGATGGTCTGTACGTACGATTCTGTGCTGGATTTCAGTTGTTCAATGAGCCTGCGCGCTTCTGCAAGCTCGGCGGCAGTCGCATTTTTGTTGCTCAGAATATTGCTGATCCGGCCTTTCATGTCAGCGATCTCCTTGTCTTTACTTTTCACAAGGCTATCCATCCGGCTGTTCTGCGAGATCAGGTTATCGAGGCGGGCACGGGCGGCATCAAAGTCGGATTGAAGTTCGTTGCGGGAGTTGGTCAGCGTGTCCAGCTGATTGTCTTTAATAGCGATCTCTTTACTGGCCTGGCTTTTGTCATAATACATATAACCCCATGTACCCACGAGGGCAGCAATGAGCACACCATAAATGATTGCGTTCTTGTTGTTTTTTGGTTTTTCAGGTCCGGAATTACTGGGTGTGTCAGTATTGAAAGTGTTTTCCGCCATAATGTTGTCGTTTTATTTTAGATAGTTTATATGGGTAAAATTTTCTGAAAAGCAGAAACGTTAAAATTTGCTTAAATTACGCGTTTTAAAACTTTTGGCTGTGCTGAACAACACCTCTCTGGATCAATTACTCCTGTTAGACATAGAAACTACCCCACTTACTGCATCTTTCGATCATCTGCCAGCCGGGTTTCAAGCCCTGTGGCTGGAGAAAAGCACAAAAATTGCGCCAGATTCCGAAGATGAGGAAGGAACCTATTTCGAGAAGGCGGCCTTATATGCGGAATTCGGAAAGGTGGTCTGCATCTCTGTCGGTTTTTTTTATGTGGAAAATGGTCAGTATCAATTACGTATCAAATCTTTTTCCGGTGACGACGAGAAAACGGTGCTCAGCGGCTTCCTGGAGCTCGTGCAAAAATTCTCCATAAAATACCCCCGTTTTCAATTTGCCGGTCATAACATCCGCGAATTTGATATTCCATATCTTTGCCGCCGTGCCCTGATAAACGGCCTGCTTTTACCGCAGCCCATGCATCTGCACCATTTCAAGCCCTGGGAGGCGCCGATCCTGGATACCATGCTGATCTGGCGTTTCGGTGAGTTCCGGAACTACACCTCCCTGAAGCTGCTGGCGGCCGTACTGGGCATTCCCACACCGAAAGACGATATTGACGGGAGCATGGTGGGGAAGGTGTACTGGGAAGAGCGCAACCTGCCAAGGATCGTGGAGTATTGCCAGAAAGATGTACTGACGGTAGGGCAATTGCTGCTCCGGTTCAAAGGGCTTCCCCTGATAGAAAAAGAAGGGGTGCAGATCGTAGCGTGACAGACATAACAAGCAAAAAATGGAATACCAGGATATCATCAAAGATTGGAAACAGCAAAAATTCCGCCCCTTGTACTGGCTGGAAGGAGAAGAGGATTTTTTTATAGACCAGGTGGTGGATTATGCGGAGCATAAGCTGCTCAGTGAAGCGGACAAAGGGTTTAACCTCACCGTATTATACGGGAAGGATACCGATTGGGCCACCGTTGTCAACGCCTGCCGCCGCTATCCCATGTTCGCCGAGCGCCAGGTCGTGATCCTGAAAGAAGCCCAGTCCATGCGGGACCTCCTCAAGCTGGAAGCTTATATCGAGCAGCCCCTGGAATCCACCGTATTCGTTGTGGCGCACAAACAGGGGAAGATCGACGGGCGCAGCAAGATGGCCAAGCTTGTGAAAGACAAAGGCGTTATCCTCTCCACCAAAAAACTGTACGACAACCAGTTGCCTTCCTGGGCCGAAGCCTATGTGAAGAGCCAGGGGCTCGCCATATCGGAAAAGGCCTGCATCCTGCTGGCAGATCACATCGGCAACGATCTTTCCCGTATCGCCAATGAAATAGACAAGCTGCTGGTGAACCTGCCCCAGGGCAAGAAGATCGATGAGAACGATATTGAAAAGTATGTGGGCATCAGCAAGGAGTATAATGTCTTTGAGCTGCAGAATGCGCTGGGGCAACAGGATATGCCAAAGGTCATGCGCATTGTCAGGTATTTTTCCGCCAACCCCAAAGCCGCGCCTATACAGATGGTGATCCCGGCCCTGTACAACTATTTTTCCAAGATCAACCTGCTCTTCGGGGTAAAAGGCGGGGAGAAGGAAATGGCCTCCGCCTTGGGCGTGCATCCCTTTTTCCTGAAAGATTATACCGCCGCCGCCCGCAAATTCGGGCCCGGGGGTACGGAAAGGGCTATTCTTTTGCTGCATCAGTACAATCTGCGAAGCATCGGTATTAATGATAGCGGGAATGAGGACGGGGAACTGATGAAGGAAATGGTATTCAGGATGCTGAGGCCCTGATCCGCTCAGGGAGCGGAGAAATGCCGGGCGCGTTCCACATCGTTTTTCATCTGTAATACCAGCGCGTCAACGGTATCGAATTTTTTATCCGAACGGATATAGTCGAGGAAGGATACACGGATGTCCGCATTATAGATATCCCCGTCAAAATCAAGAATATACACTTCTATCCGCAGTTCAGTACCATTAAAAGTAGGGCGTGTGCCAATGTTGAGCGCGCCCCGGTAACTTTCCCCGCCGGTTGCTACCGTTACCGCATATACGCCTTGTGCCGGTATCAGCTTCCGGGTATCATGCAGCTGTATGTTGGCGGTAGGGAAGCCGAGCTGCCGGCCCATTTTATCCCCATGAATGACCTTGCCCTGAAGAAAGTACGGATAGCCAAGCAGTTCATTGGCCAGCTGGATGGCTCCTTCCTGGAGGCTTTGGCGGATCTTGGTGGAACTCACGGTCAGGTTGTGCACGACCTGCTGCGGGATCTCCAGCAACCGGAAACCGAATTGCTGCTGCTCCGTTTCCAGCAGCTCCAGCCCGCCTTCACGGTTATGCCCGAAGCGGTGATCGTAACCGATAATGATGGTATGCGGCCGGAAGGTGCGGATCAGGAAATCTTCCAGGTAAGCCTGCGCGGAAAGTTCGGAAAAGGCTTTGGTGAACGGAACCACCACCAGGTGATGGATACCGTGTTGCTCCAGCAACTGTATCTTTTCCTCCAGCGTGGTCAGCAGCCGCACTGTACTATCCTTTGGCGCCAGCACTTCCCGCGGATGCGGATCGAATGTGATGATCACCGTTTCTCCGTTACAGGCATCCGCCGCTTCCTGCAATTGCTGCAGGATATACTGGTGACCGCTATGCACCCCGTCGAAAGTGCCGATGGTGACCACGGCATTCCTGAAAGCCGGCAATTGTTGTAAATCCCTGTGAACCTGCATGGTTAGATGATCATATTTTCAAAAACGCCGTGCAAATCTAAATGTTTTGCCCGGATTCCAATACTTTTGCACTTTATTACAACTCATCAAAGGAATATCGTGGACCAAAACCTTTACGCCAAAAGAGGCGTTTCAGCCGGAAAGGAAGATGTGCATAATGCTATCCAGCATATCGATAAAGGATTATTTCCCCGGGCATTCTGCAAGATCATCCCGGATATCCTGGGCGGTGACGCCAGCTGGTGCAATATCATGCATGCAGATGGCGCCGGCACCAAATCCTCCCTGGCCTATGCTTATTGGAAACAGACGGGGGACCTCGGTGTATGGCGCGGTATTGCGCAGGATGCCATCATCATGAATACGGATGACCTGCTGTGCGTGGGGGCTACGGATAATATCCTGCTCTCTTCCACCATCGGCCGGAACAAGAACCTGGTGCCGGGGGAAGTGATCGCGGCTATCATCAACGGCACGGAAGAGATACTGGAAGAGCTGCGCAGCTATGGCATGGGCATCTACTCCACCGGTGGGGAAACCGCGGATGTGGGAGACCTGGTGCGCACCATCATTGTGGATTCCACGGTAACCTGCCGCATGAAACGTGCTGATGTGATCTCTAACGACCGCATTCAGGCGGGCGATGTGGTAGTTGGACTGGCCTCATATGGGCAAGCCACTTACGAGCGGGAGTACAACGGCGGTATGGGCAGCAACGGACTTACGTCCGCCCGTCACGATGTTTTCAACAAAACGGTGGCCGAAAAATTCCCGGAGAGCTACGATCCCGCCATTCCCAAAGAACTGGTGTTCAGCGGAAGCAAAGCGCTTACCGATATGATCGATATCCCCGGCGTGGGGAATATTACGGCCGGCAAGCTGGTGCTGTCGCCCACCCGTACTTACGCTCCGGTTATCCGGCAGATACTGGAGCAGTTCCGCCCGCAGGTGCATGGCATGGTGCATTGCAGCGGCGGGGCGCAGACAAAAGTGCTGCACTTCATTGAAAACCTGCATGTGATCAAGGATAACCTGTTCCCCGTGCCGCCATTGTTCTCGCTCATTCAGCAGCAGTCCGGCACCGCATGGAAGGAAATGTACCAGGTGTTCAACATGGGGCACCGCATGGAACTGTATGTGCCGGAGCAGATAGCGGACGATATCATCCGCATGGCGCAGACCTACAATATCGATGCCCGGGTAGTAGGCAGGGTGACGGACAGTCCCGCTAAAAAAGTAACGGTGAAGAGTGTGAACGGTACGTTTGAATACGCCTGATACGATCTTTAGCATCAGTAACGATATATCATCAAAATAAAAAATAGGCTGCATCGCTTTTGATGCAGCCTATTTTTATTCGGGTCCCTGATGGGGATAATTTTCGTTTACGCGATTCTCGGCGCTTTCACTTTATTATTGGTCATTCCCTCCCCATTTTTGGTAACTGACGATTACTGAAGGTGGAACCTTACCGGCAAAGCAAGGCGGAAGGGAACAGACTTGTCACCATCTACGGCCGGGTGCCATTTGGGCATGCTCTTTACTACCCGGATGGCTTCTTCTTCCAGACCGCCGCCAAGGAGCGGCTTGTTCACTGCTTTGATATCGCTGATGCGGCCCTCGGTATCCAGTACAAAAGAAACGATCACATTACCCTGCAAACCGGCCTTGGCTGCCTTGGCCGGATACCGGATATTGGTGCCCAGGTATTTTGCCAGTCCCGCATCACCACCGGGGAACCTGGGTAAAACGTCCGCATTCGTGTAGATGCCATCCTCACCAACTTTCGGGCCTTTGGTTTCTTCTTTTTTGACTTCAGTCATCGTGAACCGGATCGGCAGGTTGAACTGTACACTCACATAACGGCCGTTTTGTTTGCCGGGATTCCATTTGGGCATGGCTTTTACTACGCGGATGGCTTCCTCTTCCAGTCCATCGCCTTTCTTTGCGCCAATAGTTTTGACATCCGTTACGCTGCCATCTTCTGTTACAATGTAGGATACAAATACGGTGCCCTTCGTTCCCTTTTCTACAGCCTGATGCGGATAACGGATATTCCGGCTCAGGTATATCGCCAGTGCCTTGTCGCCACCGGGGAAGGTAGGCGGTTGCTCTACGAATGTGAACACTTCTTTTTTAGGCGTGGTGTCCCGTGCGGGAGCTGCAGCAGTTTCCGGCGTGGTCACCGGGCGTGGTGGCGGTGAAACCTGCGTATGGGCATTTGTCATCCCGGAGGTATTGTTGTCCGGAACTGGCGCACCGGAATCGTTACTGACAGCAACCGGCGTAGCGGCATTACCGGAACGATCATTGTCAGGCTGCGTTGCGGCATGATGGATCATGGCAATGTTATTGCCAATCTGCTCCATCTTCTCTTCCGTTATCACAAAAGCGAGGGAACAGAATATCAGTGCCGCAATGGGCAGTATCATCAGCCGGCGCAGGTAGCTGAACCTTAGTTTGCGGGATTGTGTAAGCATAAGAATTCTGCGTTTGACGGGATGTTGGGAAAAATTGTTTGTCATACTGAAGGGGTGGGTGGACTGCAGGGCCATCTGCAGGATCGTTTGCGCGTAATCGCTCACATTGCCGTTCACCACCGCTTTTTTATCTGCAATGAACTCGTGTATCAGCGAGAGTTCCCGTTTAATAAGATGAAAGAAAGGATTGATCCAGCAAAGGGCGGTGACGATCTCCAGGAACAGCTTGTCCGTACTGTGTTTTTCCTGTACATGCACCATCTCATGCTGCAGCATTTGCTGTCCTTCCGCTGTGGTGGCATTCATCTGGTTGTTCCAGAAAATGTACCTGAAGAAAGAAAAAGGCGCAGCAATGTGTTCGGATAGCACCAGCCAGTAAGGTTTGATGTATTCGGTGTGGCTCCGGTGCACCAGCCGCAGGATCTTCAGATAGCTGAAAGCCAGGCGCAGCACTCCAAGTACAATAATGCCGCCATAGAGCCAGATAGTCCAGTTCAGCCTTGCAAATGGCCCCGCTTCGGAAGGTGTGAATACCTGTTCCCGGAGAGATACTACCTGTGAGGTATATACGTAGATACCCTGTGTTTCCGCGGGAGTGAAGGAGAGCGGTATGCGGATCAGCGGTACAACCAGGCTGAGCACCGTGCTCAGCAGCAGGTAGTACCGGTTCCACTGGTGGAAGCGGTTGTTGCGCAATGCCAGGTGATAGTATCCGTACAGGATGCCGGAGCAAATGATCACTTTGGCGAGATAGGCGAGTAGCGGCGTCATTTTACCTGGTTTTTGCTGTCCTTGATCTGTTGCAGTAATTGTTCGAGGTCGGCTACGCTCATATCCTTTTCTTTCACGAAGAAGGACACCATATTGCTGAAAGAGCCTTCAAAATAGCCGGAGACCAGGTTTTTTACCGTCTTGTGGCTGTATTCCTCCTTGGAAACCAATGCATGGTACTGGTGGCTTTTGCCGTAGGCCTTGAAGCTTGCAAAACCTTTATCTACCAGTATTTTCACAAGTGTGGACACGGTATTGTAATGCGGTTTCGGTTCCGGCATCTCGTCGATAATATCTTTCACGAAGGAAGGGCCGATCTTCCATAACACCTGCATGATCTGTTCCTCAGCTTTCGTCAGCGTTTTCATGTTTGTCTCGTTTTGTAAATGAAGTTGGATGCATTTCAAATGTAAAACTATTATTTTAGTTTACAAACTATTTTCTTAGTTAATTGATGAATGTCTATCGCTAACAAGTAATTAGTTATTTTTGGGGATCAAAACGGAAATAAATGTTCGATCAACCCATAGTTCAACTGGCGAATGTGAATATCTACCAGGGCAGTTCGCTGATTTTATCTGATGTGAATATTACGGTCAACCGGGGAGAGTTCGTGTACCTGATCGGGAAGACGGGGACGGGTAAATCGAGTTTGCTGAAGACATTGTACGGGGATCTGCAGTTGAGGGAGGGGACCGGTCAGGTGGCGGGATTTGATCTGAAGAAGATGGACTGGAAGAAGGTGCCTTATCTGCGCCGGAATTTGGGTGTGGTGTTCCAGGATTTTCAGTTGCTGACGGACCGGAATGTGCATGACAACCTGAAATTTGCGCTGAAGGCCACCGGCTGGCAGGAGCCGAAGCAGATCGAGGACAAGATCAATGATGTGCTGGAGAAGGTAGGGCTTGGCACGAAGGGTTTCAAAATGCCCTATGAGCTGTCCGGCGGGGAGCAGCAGCGTGTGGATATTGCGCGTGCCCTGCTGAATTCCCCGAAGCTGATCCTGGCGGACGAGCCTACCGGCAATCTGGACCCCGAAACTTCGGATGGCATCATGCAGCTGTTGTTCCGCATTTGCAGGGAAGACGGGGCCGCGCTGATCATGGCAACCCACGACTACATTGTGTTACAGAAGTTTCCATCCCGGGTGTTGCGCACGGAGAACGGCCAGGTGATCGATAATGCTGCAGTAAATTTTGTATAGATAAAAGATTGGTTTTCAGTATAGATAGAGGTAAATATAGAATTTGGAACTTCTTGTTTTACTTCTTACCTTTGCACCGGAAAAATAGCGAGTAAAAATTTTATTATTATCAAAGATGCCTTACTTAACAGTAGAAAAAAAAGCAAATATTTTCAAGGAATTCGGTGGTAGCGAGAAGAATACCGGATCAATTGAAGCACAAATTGCGCTGGTAACAGAGCGAATCAACAGTATTTCCGCTCACTTGAAGCAGAATAAGAAAGATTTCTCCACACACCGTGGTTTGATGAAAATGGTGGGACAAAGGAAGCGTTTGCTGTCTTACCTCTCTAAAACTAACCTCTCCGGCTACCGTGCCCTCATTGAGAAGTTAGGTATCAGAAAGTAATCTGAAACTAGTTATAGCGCTATTCCCAACTTTTTTAGTTGGGAATAGTTTTTTTGTATGTATACCTTATTAATCCTCACTTTTGTATGAATCTGACACCTACTACGGTTAAATTTGATATAGGCGGAGGCCGCGAAGTGACCATTGAAACCGGCAAGATGGCCCGTCAGGCCGATGGTGCGGTAACCGTGCGTCTTGGTAACTGTATCCTCCTGGCTACCGTTGTAGCCGCCCAGAAACCCAAGCCCGGGCAATCTTTCTTCCCCCTCACTGTTGACTACCAGGAGAAATTTGCATCCGCCGGCCGTATTCCCGGCTCCTTTTTCAAGCGGGAAGGCAGGCTGAGCGACTATGAAGTACTGATCTCCCGGCTGGTAGACCGTGCGCTGCGCCCCCTGTTCCCCGATGATTACCGTTGTGAGGTACAGGTGCTGGTAACCCTCATTTCTTCCGATCCGGAAGTAATGCCGGACGCACTGGCCGCACTGGCCGCATCCGCTGCCCTCGCAGTATCCGATGTACCTGTTCAGGAGATCATCTCCGAAACACGCATCGCCCGCGTGAACGGCGAATTTGTGATCAATCCTACCCGTACCCAGCTGACCACAGCTGATATGGACTATATCGTAGCCGCCACTGCCAAGAATATCATGATGGTGGAAGGCGAAAGCAAGGAATGCCAGGAAGAAGACCTGGTGAAAGCGATCGAACTGGCGCATGAAGCCATCAAAATACAGGTAAAAGCTCAGGAAGAATTGCGCACGAAAGTGGGCAGTCCCGCAAAACGCGAATACGAAAAGTCTTATCAGAATGAAGAACTGAAGGCCAAAGTGATCGCTTTTGCCAAAGAGCCTATCCTGAAAGTGGCTAAATC
This genomic stretch from Chitinophaga sp. XS-30 harbors:
- a CDS encoding response regulator; amino-acid sequence: MTKSNKVVYVIDDDEIFHFIVKKMFGLEGWDVVVSSFLSAEEAIENLGSFAAQNLPCLIILDMNMQRMNGWDFIEAYRELKQRLQQDVPIIMCSSSMNIQDMEKVKKTPELMAYITKPLDKSKMKVIEEYL
- a CDS encoding ribonuclease H-like domain-containing protein → MLNNTSLDQLLLLDIETTPLTASFDHLPAGFQALWLEKSTKIAPDSEDEEGTYFEKAALYAEFGKVVCISVGFFYVENGQYQLRIKSFSGDDEKTVLSGFLELVQKFSIKYPRFQFAGHNIREFDIPYLCRRALINGLLLPQPMHLHHFKPWEAPILDTMLIWRFGEFRNYTSLKLLAAVLGIPTPKDDIDGSMVGKVYWEERNLPRIVEYCQKDVLTVGQLLLRFKGLPLIEKEGVQIVA
- the holA gene encoding DNA polymerase III subunit delta; translated protein: MEYQDIIKDWKQQKFRPLYWLEGEEDFFIDQVVDYAEHKLLSEADKGFNLTVLYGKDTDWATVVNACRRYPMFAERQVVILKEAQSMRDLLKLEAYIEQPLESTVFVVAHKQGKIDGRSKMAKLVKDKGVILSTKKLYDNQLPSWAEAYVKSQGLAISEKACILLADHIGNDLSRIANEIDKLLVNLPQGKKIDENDIEKYVGISKEYNVFELQNALGQQDMPKVMRIVRYFSANPKAAPIQMVIPALYNYFSKINLLFGVKGGEKEMASALGVHPFFLKDYTAAARKFGPGGTERAILLLHQYNLRSIGINDSGNEDGELMKEMVFRMLRP
- a CDS encoding bifunctional riboflavin kinase/FAD synthetase, with translation MQVHRDLQQLPAFRNAVVTIGTFDGVHSGHQYILQQLQEAADACNGETVIITFDPHPREVLAPKDSTVRLLTTLEEKIQLLEQHGIHHLVVVPFTKAFSELSAQAYLEDFLIRTFRPHTIIIGYDHRFGHNREGGLELLETEQQQFGFRLLEIPQQVVHNLTVSSTKIRQSLQEGAIQLANELLGYPYFLQGKVIHGDKMGRQLGFPTANIQLHDTRKLIPAQGVYAVTVATGGESYRGALNIGTRPTFNGTELRIEVYILDFDGDIYNADIRVSFLDYIRSDKKFDTVDALVLQMKNDVERARHFSAP
- a CDS encoding AIR synthase related protein; translated protein: MDQNLYAKRGVSAGKEDVHNAIQHIDKGLFPRAFCKIIPDILGGDASWCNIMHADGAGTKSSLAYAYWKQTGDLGVWRGIAQDAIIMNTDDLLCVGATDNILLSSTIGRNKNLVPGEVIAAIINGTEEILEELRSYGMGIYSTGGETADVGDLVRTIIVDSTVTCRMKRADVISNDRIQAGDVVVGLASYGQATYEREYNGGMGSNGLTSARHDVFNKTVAEKFPESYDPAIPKELVFSGSKALTDMIDIPGVGNITAGKLVLSPTRTYAPVIRQILEQFRPQVHGMVHCSGGAQTKVLHFIENLHVIKDNLFPVPPLFSLIQQQSGTAWKEMYQVFNMGHRMELYVPEQIADDIIRMAQTYNIDARVVGRVTDSPAKKVTVKSVNGTFEYA
- a CDS encoding M56 family metallopeptidase; this translates as MTPLLAYLAKVIICSGILYGYYHLALRNNRFHQWNRYYLLLSTVLSLVVPLIRIPLSFTPAETQGIYVYTSQVVSLREQVFTPSEAGPFARLNWTIWLYGGIIVLGVLRLAFSYLKILRLVHRSHTEYIKPYWLVLSEHIAAPFSFFRYIFWNNQMNATTAEGQQMLQHEMVHVQEKHSTDKLFLEIVTALCWINPFFHLIKRELSLIHEFIADKKAVVNGNVSDYAQTILQMALQSTHPFSMTNNFSQHPVKRRILMLTQSRKLRFSYLRRLMILPIAALIFCSLAFVITEEKMEQIGNNIAMIHHAATQPDNDRSGNAATPVAVSNDSGAPVPDNNTSGMTNAHTQVSPPPRPVTTPETAAAPARDTTPKKEVFTFVEQPPTFPGGDKALAIYLSRNIRYPHQAVEKGTKGTVFVSYIVTEDGSVTDVKTIGAKKGDGLEEEAIRVVKAMPKWNPGKQNGRYVSVQFNLPIRFTMTEVKKEETKGPKVGEDGIYTNADVLPRFPGGDAGLAKYLGTNIRYPAKAAKAGLQGNVIVSFVLDTEGRISDIKAVNKPLLGGGLEEEAIRVVKSMPKWHPAVDGDKSVPFRLALPVRFHLQ
- a CDS encoding BlaI/MecI/CopY family transcriptional regulator, producing the protein MKTLTKAEEQIMQVLWKIGPSFVKDIIDEMPEPKPHYNTVSTLVKILVDKGFASFKAYGKSHQYHALVSKEEYSHKTVKNLVSGYFEGSFSNMVSFFVKEKDMSVADLEQLLQQIKDSKNQVK
- a CDS encoding cell division ATP-binding protein FtsE, which translates into the protein MFDQPIVQLANVNIYQGSSLILSDVNITVNRGEFVYLIGKTGTGKSSLLKTLYGDLQLREGTGQVAGFDLKKMDWKKVPYLRRNLGVVFQDFQLLTDRNVHDNLKFALKATGWQEPKQIEDKINDVLEKVGLGTKGFKMPYELSGGEQQRVDIARALLNSPKLILADEPTGNLDPETSDGIMQLLFRICREDGAALIMATHDYIVLQKFPSRVLRTENGQVIDNAAVNFV
- the rpsO gene encoding 30S ribosomal protein S15, with protein sequence MPYLTVEKKANIFKEFGGSEKNTGSIEAQIALVTERINSISAHLKQNKKDFSTHRGLMKMVGQRKRLLSYLSKTNLSGYRALIEKLGIRK